The proteins below are encoded in one region of Campylobacter rectus:
- a CDS encoding thioredoxin reductase, producing the protein MNNETYTVLTPDGREVKFDKKTNLLIPNNEEYEKVRTRQDYLEIQSKFLLQARQILDSSAYKDYKPSYFNPNPNDYGQTEYLSFESWYKLSFKSNSKEISPWTKKEKAYYESLKDKRDRYIYLVKRSNLKCSMIEIPDDAIGRVDERGRLTKPEYKEIYDTVERNKKTLKSNLFIGEWGICAGILGDVTALGSGGSGGFKARKFQRVFLAAQLGEVKALKYLSDAFKYYTYNIGLNKNLSRSLEYKALYENPPLDEYGMIPYLDEIIGSDFIMDFSKSGVALDPDGGVMRYFREQVEEKGKFLDPRDADANEKTREEFVKAVEEALKDEALPYDVAEPDEKEYKQVILNRDINILESKIMSLTPPEGYPNAPYYNTPEELKRMYKSGKLDKRLNPLTPTMYKPSFPKDLKDKIEEYAKEHNIKD; encoded by the coding sequence CTTATACCGTGCTTACTCCAGACGGCAGAGAGGTTAAATTTGACAAAAAGACAAATTTATTAATTCCAAATAACGAAGAATATGAAAAGGTTAGAACAAGGCAAGACTACTTGGAAATCCAGTCAAAATTCCTTCTTCAAGCTCGTCAAATCCTCGACTCCTCTGCTTACAAAGACTACAAACCAAGCTACTTTAATCCAAATCCTAACGACTACGGACAAACGGAGTATCTATCCTTTGAGTCTTGGTATAAACTAAGCTTTAAATCAAATTCTAAAGAAATTTCTCCTTGGACTAAAAAAGAAAAAGCTTATTACGAAAGTTTAAAAGATAAAAGAGACAGATATATCTACCTGGTAAAAAGAAGCAATCTAAAATGCTCTATGATAGAAATACCCGATGATGCCATAGGAAGAGTAGATGAAAGAGGAAGACTAACCAAACCGGAATACAAAGAAATTTACGATACGGTGGAGAGAAATAAAAAAACCCTAAAGTCAAATTTGTTTATAGGAGAATGGGGTATATGTGCAGGAATACTAGGGGATGTTACAGCTCTTGGAAGCGGAGGAAGCGGAGGATTTAAGGCAAGGAAATTTCAAAGAGTATTCTTAGCCGCTCAGTTAGGAGAAGTAAAAGCTTTAAAGTATTTATCCGATGCTTTTAAATATTACACTTATAATATAGGATTAAACAAAAACCTATCCCGCTCCTTAGAATACAAAGCCTTATATGAAAATCCTCCCCTAGACGAATACGGTATGATACCTTATCTGGATGAGATAATAGGGAGTGATTTTATTATGGATTTTTCAAAAAGCGGAGTTGCACTAGATCCAGATGGCGGAGTAATGAGGTATTTTAGGGAACAAGTAGAAGAAAAGGGTAAATTTTTAGATCCAAGGGATGCAGACGCAAACGAGAAAACCAGGGAAGAATTTGTAAAAGCCGTCGAAGAAGCCCTAAAAGACGAAGCATTGCCGTATGACGTAGCGGAGCCAGACGAAAAGGAATACAAGCAGGTCATCTTAAATAGAGATATTAATATCCTCGAATCCAAAATAATGTCCCTAACTCCTCCCGAAGGATATCCTAACGCACCGTATTATAACACTCCCGAAGAACTAAAAAGAATGTATAAATCGGGCAAACTGGATAAAAGACTAAATCCTTTAACTCCTACTATGTATAAACCAAGCTTTCCAAAAGATCTGAAAGACAAGATAGAGGAGTATGCCAAAGAGCATAATATCAAGGATTGA